tgtaagcgaattaactagattttgccataccaaagcctttgaaacttatttctaagttatgtaaaggttatttaaggtatgttaagcataaattgatgttccggagtatttgtcgcattaaattgattacgtttacgcaccagtttgcgtataattctccagaaagcgatatagagtttgaaaaataaaagtcaaaacatgaaaaacatcaaacataaacaaacaaacattaggatcaaataactttatttaattgataactgaactgtttacaatgattacaagcacagatgtcacaactTTCCTATGCTATTATGTTGAATTATATGAGTTATATTATTCTCATTTTGTGTTTTGTGAATGTAAAGAGAATGAATGGGCGCGACAGAGGACGTGGCGACATTAACTTGACTAAAGACCAGCTCATGACCCTGATTAACGCAAGGGTGGCCGAGGCTCTGGCAGCCCAGCCAGGAGGTAAATCTATCGTTCCATACCATTCTAGGATGTTTAAAATCCTGTCCTCACGTCATCTTATCACTCTAATTCTTATCTGCTTCACTTTACGCTATAGGTCAACCTGCTCAACCCCGAGCTTTTACCTTTAGGACATTCATGGATTGTAAACCTCGCTTCTTCAACAGCACTGAAGGAGCGGTGGGTCTTCTACattggatcgagaaggtcgaataTTTTTTTGAGATGTGTGATTGCCCTGTCAACAATCGAGTCAAGTATGCAACCGGTACTTTAGAAGGAAACGCGCTTCCCTGGTGGAACGCACAGGTTCAGATGCTTAGGTTGACAGCTACCCCATGGAATGAATTCAAGGATCTATTGAAGGAGGAATATTTCCATAGAGAAAACATTCAGAAAATTGAGGTGGAGTATTACAACCTTAAGATGGTCGGGTctgaaatcgaagcttacactaaGAGGTCCAACGATTTGGTTGCTCTTTGTCCTAATATGTCCGAGCCTTCTTACAAGAGAATCGAGCTTTATCTTAAAGGTTTAGCCCCCGAAATTTAAAGCTTGGTGACTTCGGCTAACTTGCCTATGATTCAACGGGTCATCAGATTAGCTTACAAACTCACAAACCAAGCGGTCGAGCAGGGCAAGCTGCCAAGCGAAATAATTCTTTTTCTGACACTTCGACTGACAACAAGCATAAGTGGGGTTGAAACCAAGGCAAGGGTTCTAGCTCCTCTCAACCTCAATCGCAGCAAAGAAAGTTCGAAAAcaacaagagccccagtcagcagttttCAGCCAATCAGAGTAAAAGTGGTTATGAAGGAAATCGACCAAAATGTGACAAGTGCAATCTGCATCACTTTGGGCAATGTGGGAAGAACTGCTGTCAGCGGTGTGATAAGCCAGAGCACGCgacaaaggattgtagaagccagttcacagcaagacagaatcagcagcagcaacaacagccagCTCAACAAAATCAAAGgccacaacaacagcagcagtgTAATGGTAAAGGATGTTTCCAATGTGGTGCTGAAGGGTATTTCAGGAAGAATTGCCCTCAACTGAACTAGAATCACAACAACAAAAATGGCACTggaaacaataacaacaacaatggtgagAATGGTGCGAAAGGTCGAGCCTTTGTGATCAGCTCgagagaagcaaggaacgatcctaatgttgtgatgggtaagttcatACATGACGACTAGTTTGTTTCTATACTTTCTGATTATGGAGCCGATTCTAGTTACGTGTCCCTAAgtgttagtaagatgcttaagcctACTCCAACTCCTTTGAACTCCAAATCAtcgaactagccaatggtaaaaacATTGAGGCTACTCAAATCATCAACGGTTGTAAGCTCGTGTTATCTTGTTAGAGTTTTGTTATTGACCTCATCCCTATCGTTCTTGGAAGTTTCGATGTTGTCACCGGAATGAATTGGTTATCCCATCATCGAGCCGAAATACTCTTCCCTTGTTATTCAGGCGAGAAGGGTGCTGCTGTGGTAGGTATCATTTCATTTTTGAATGCCCAGAAGTGTGCGCAAGTGCCAtaccgctattctagccctcgtcaCTGATGTTCAAACCAAAGAGAAAAAGATCGAGGATTTTCCcattgtacgtgacttccctgaAGTTTAACCTGacgaattacctggtcttccacctcATCGTCAAGATGAATTCCAAATCGAGTTAACTCCTGGAGTGGTACCTATACAATGTGCACCTTATAGACTAGCTCCAACAGAATTAGAAGAGTCACTATAAAAAAAATCCCTTTAATGGCATACAAAAAATGCCATAAAATACCTAGAAGTGCCATTAAAGGTCTCCATAAGAATGGGCAGCACACAAAATAAGTGCCATTAGAAGCGGTGACACTAAAGCCTTTTAGTGACACTTTTTCAATCTGCCGTTGTAAAGTTTTAGGCTTTTAGTGGCACAAATTTTATGTCGCTAAAAACTATTCTTAGTTACATATCAATActacttttagtggcactttAATTTTTGCAACAATATAAAAAACTTTTTTGAAGTACAAATTGTCTGTAAAAattatttctaataaaatataCATACTAAAATCATCATATAAAATAAAACTAGTGGTATCAAACCCGGCGCGTTGCGCCGGTGATTCCCTGCTCTTCACGTTGGGTATTTGATCATTATCAGTTCGTTTCGTCATAGTACTGACGCTTGTAGGTGATTTCCTGGCCGTCTACGACATCGGCAACCATCACACCACCGGCGCCGTCTTAGTTTCAGAAACCGTTCAGATCATCATCGTCTCTGTCAAGCCGACCCAACTGTCGTACCACCACCACAAAACCGCCTAGCCGCCTCTCtacatctctttctctctctctgttTCAGGTGACGGTGTCTACAACGGTCACCACCATCGGATGTCTGATCGTTGCGATTGTGGTTTTCCTTTCTATTCAGTGTCAATCTTTCATGCAGAGATGCGGCCGTCACCGATCAAAATCGACACAGGATATTGCATCGCTCCGCTACTTGTTTTCAAACAACCACCACTATATGCGGTAGTTGCCAGCCGGTGTGACGCGGAAGTCGCCATTGTGAAATATTGTCGACGTTGTCATCGCCGGTCGAGAGCTCGTCGGAAGGGATCCGACATCCTCTCTCTTTGTCACTCTCCCTTTGTTTCTCTATCTTTCTCATCTGTCTCTCTATTTTCTTTTTAATGGAGTTGTTTAGGACCAAGAT
This genomic stretch from Helianthus annuus cultivar XRQ/B chromosome 8, HanXRQr2.0-SUNRISE, whole genome shotgun sequence harbors:
- the LOC110870033 gene encoding uncharacterized protein LOC110870033 encodes the protein MNGRDRGRGDINLTKDQLMTLINARVAEALAAQPGGQPAQPRAFTFRTFMDCKPRFFNSTEGAVGLLHWIEKVEYFFEMCDCPVNNRVKYATGTLEGNALPWWNAQVQMLRLTATPWNEFKDLLKEEYFHRENIQKIEVEYYNLKMVGSEIEAYTKRSNDLVALCPNMSEPSYKRIELYLKGLAPEI